ACGGGGCGTGGTCACGTCGTAGCGATCCGTCACCGGCCAATGCGCTCCAGCGCCCTCCGGATCAGTTCCTCGGTCTTCATCTCCTCTCCCGCGCCTCCGCCGGCCGTCACGCCGCGAACGGCTTCGTCCGCCTGCGCGAAGGAGTACCCCAGAGCCATGAGCGCGTTGACCGCCTCCCGCGCGCCGTGAGGCGCCGCCTCGCCCCCGGCCGGGGCCAGCGCGAGGTCGCGCACCTTGTCGCTGAGCCTGAGGATGAGCAATTCGGCCGTCTTCTTTCCCACCCCGCTCACGCGGGTGAGCACGGCCGTCTCCTTGTTGGCGAGAGCCTGTGCCAGACGCCGGGCGGAGTAGGTCGAGAGCATCTCGCGCGCCAGCTTGGCGCCGACCCCGGTCGTCCCCAGCAGGCGCTGGAACATGTCGCGCTCGTGGACTTCCAGGAAGCCGTACAGGGCGACCGAATCGTCGCGCACGACCTGCACCGTGCGCAGCCGCACCTGCTCGCCGGAGGGCGGCAGGCGTCCTGCCACCGTGGCCGGCACGTGAACCTGATACACGACGCCGCCCGCGGTCTCCACCTCGACCGAATCCATGTCCTGCTCGAGCAGAACCCCGTGCAGCCGGCTGATCATCCGGGCCGGTCCCCGATCAGGCAGTGGCAGAGCGCGGCCGCCACCCCGTCGGCCGCGTCGTCCGGCGACGGCGGGGAGACCAGCCGCAGATGTGTCTTGACCATGAACCCCACCTGTTCCTTGGTGGCCCGGCCGGTGCCGACGACCGCGCTCTTGATCGCGGTCGGCGAGTACTCGGCAATCTGGACCCCGGCGAGCGCGCCCGCCAACAGGATGGCGCCCCGTGCATGGCCGAGCGTAAGCGCGCTCTGCGGGTTCTTCCCCTGGAACACCTTTTCGACGGAGAGCACGTGGGGCTCGAAGCGCTGGACGATCGACTGCATCGCCTCGAAGATGTGGCGGATGCGATCCGCAAGCGGGCGCCGGGGCCGGGTGCGCACCACCCCGCATTCGAGCAGCGACAACCTGCCCTCGCCGCTGGCCACCACGCCGTAGCCGGTGCGCGCCGTGCCCGGATCCACCCCGAGCACGATCAGCGCCCCGTCCGGCGCCCTCACCGTCCGCTTCGCGGCCGGCCGACCCTCATTGCGACAGCCGGGCCAGGGTGTCCTCGTCGATGTTGCCGTTGGACGAGATCTTCTGCACGTCGTCCGATCCGTCGAGCGCCTCCATCAGACGGACCAGTCTTTCCGCGGTCTTGCCCGCCACGTCCACTTCGTTCTGCGGAATCATCGCCAGCTCCGCCTGCGCGACGCTGATTCCGGCCTCCCGCATGTCGTCCTGAACCTGGTGAAAGGAAGCCAGATCGGTCGTGACGATGAAATCGCCCCCTTCCTGCACGACATCCTCCGCTCCCGCTTCCA
This genomic stretch from Gammaproteobacteria bacterium harbors:
- the ruvA gene encoding Holliday junction branch migration protein RuvA, yielding MISRLHGVLLEQDMDSVEVETAGGVVYQVHVPATVAGRLPPSGEQVRLRTVQVVRDDSVALYGFLEVHERDMFQRLLGTTGVGAKLAREMLSTYSARRLAQALANKETAVLTRVSGVGKKTAELLILRLSDKVRDLALAPAGGEAAPHGAREAVNALMALGYSFAQADEAVRGVTAGGGAGEEMKTEELIRRALERIGR
- the ruvC gene encoding crossover junction endodeoxyribonuclease RuvC; this translates as MRAPDGALIVLGVDPGTARTGYGVVASGEGRLSLLECGVVRTRPRRPLADRIRHIFEAMQSIVQRFEPHVLSVEKVFQGKNPQSALTLGHARGAILLAGALAGVQIAEYSPTAIKSAVVGTGRATKEQVGFMVKTHLRLVSPPSPDDAADGVAAALCHCLIGDRPG